The proteins below come from a single Pseudanabaena sp. BC1403 genomic window:
- a CDS encoding leucine-rich repeat domain-containing protein: MTDAELLAIIAQAEREGWTELDLWGNDLEGLSSEIGRLQSLEKFILGKFDYKEGKSKGNRLTSIPQEIFQLINLKELSIAFNKITVIPDAISNLANLTTLDLNSNQKSLHLKSTKSNSAMMTDKPTLHKPYQQINS; this comes from the coding sequence ATGACAGATGCAGAGTTATTGGCAATAATCGCACAAGCAGAACGTGAGGGCTGGACAGAACTCGATCTGTGGGGGAATGATCTGGAAGGATTATCCAGCGAAATTGGACGGTTGCAAAGTCTGGAAAAGTTTATTTTAGGTAAGTTTGACTATAAGGAAGGAAAGAGTAAAGGAAATCGTTTAACTTCTATTCCCCAAGAGATTTTTCAATTAATCAATCTCAAAGAACTTTCCATTGCATTCAACAAAATCACGGTGATACCAGACGCGATCTCCAACTTAGCAAATCTGACTACGCTTGACCTCAATAGCAACCAAAAATCCTTGCACCTGAAATCTACGAAGTCGAATTCAGCGATGATGACGGACAAACCTACGCTACACAAGCCTTACCAGCAAATCAACTCCTAA
- a CDS encoding DUF4926 domain-containing protein, which yields MLAPEIYEVEFSDDDGQTYATQALPANQLLKLHYKPMPNSISNNIHQYGSGDNIAGDKVLGDKVMRDKIGTQINGNANIGNLANEVKDNARQQASNFTQTSGASVAELLQIISNLRQTAAQFPQEIREDVTIDIDDVEIEIQKPEPERNLPKLKKRLLALLAAVTFVASPIAGMTDFANNVMDIGNKLGIGLVLK from the coding sequence ATCCTTGCACCTGAAATCTACGAAGTCGAATTCAGCGATGATGACGGACAAACCTACGCTACACAAGCCTTACCAGCAAATCAACTCCTAAAACTCCATTACAAACCTATGCCAAACTCCATATCAAACAACATTCATCAATACGGCTCAGGAGATAACATTGCAGGGGATAAAGTCCTTGGTGACAAAGTAATGCGCGATAAAATTGGCACACAAATTAACGGCAACGCCAACATCGGAAACCTTGCTAACGAAGTCAAAGACAACGCCCGTCAACAAGCGTCAAACTTCACCCAAACCAGCGGCGCAAGCGTAGCAGAACTCCTGCAAATCATCAGCAACCTGCGCCAAACCGCCGCCCAATTTCCACAGGAAATCCGCGAAGATGTCACCATCGACATCGATGACGTAGAAATCGAAATACAAAAACCAGAACCAGAACGCAACTTACCCAAACTCAAAAAACGCCTACTAGCCCTACTAGCCGCTGTTACCTTTGTCGCCTCCCCGATCGCAGGCATGACCGACTTCGCCAACAACGTCATGGACATAGGCAATAAATTAGGCATAGGACTTGTATTGAAATAA